One genomic window of Chlamydiales bacterium STE3 includes the following:
- a CDS encoding Uncharacterized protein (Product derived from UniProtKB/Trembl:F8KVF4), which translates to MAFAQAGRLTDELFDRSPVNGEIKNIGSPVLKAFDRLIVSHFIYTLLLSLFAFCELIFLVIFFPSLLQSSLFAFGLAGFFMTLFACLMLKQYLNAQRPEKILELCYQFIENYKQAIHYQDGEIDHHIALAKACCKLADLMHGREFYFYSPPKWLSFLTPFLERFSCYWHWEDLHAFKELLLKTSLEEHLKLVRCEPTNLHVHAALANAYVMLSGLYLDPRQMEGYENDEWIPNSKYNEEMVQRFRAAAECAIEEFKILKEFAPNDPWIYTQLAYSYRDLQMPEEEMKAYEAIISLRPHDHDTLFKLGLLYFKQGENALGLKVYQELKKAHFKKAEMLMDYYGTNKF; encoded by the coding sequence ATGGCTTTTGCTCAAGCAGGACGCTTGACAGATGAATTATTTGATCGTTCCCCAGTTAATGGAGAAATCAAGAATATCGGTTCGCCTGTCCTGAAGGCCTTCGACCGACTGATCGTCTCACATTTCATTTATACACTTCTCCTCTCTCTTTTTGCTTTTTGTGAATTGATATTCCTGGTAATTTTTTTCCCTTCTCTTTTGCAAAGTTCTTTATTTGCTTTTGGCCTGGCAGGTTTTTTTATGACACTCTTTGCTTGCCTCATGCTTAAGCAGTACTTGAATGCTCAGAGGCCAGAAAAAATCTTAGAGCTCTGCTACCAATTTATCGAGAATTACAAGCAAGCCATCCATTATCAGGATGGTGAAATCGACCACCATATCGCCTTGGCTAAAGCCTGCTGCAAATTAGCCGACCTCATGCACGGAAGAGAGTTTTATTTTTACAGTCCTCCCAAATGGCTCTCCTTTTTAACTCCTTTTTTAGAACGATTCAGTTGTTATTGGCATTGGGAAGATTTACACGCGTTTAAAGAACTTTTACTAAAAACATCTCTAGAAGAACATCTTAAACTTGTGCGCTGTGAGCCAACCAATTTGCATGTGCATGCTGCCCTAGCTAATGCCTATGTGATGCTTTCGGGCCTTTACCTAGATCCTCGACAAATGGAAGGCTATGAAAATGATGAGTGGATTCCAAATAGCAAATACAATGAAGAGATGGTGCAACGTTTTCGAGCGGCTGCAGAATGCGCCATTGAAGAGTTCAAAATCCTTAAGGAGTTCGCGCCAAACGATCCCTGGATTTACACACAGCTCGCCTATAGCTATCGCGATTTGCAGATGCCAGAAGAGGAAATGAAGGCCTATGAGGCCATCATCAGCCTTCGCCCTCATGATCATGATACGTTGTTCAAGCTAGGGCTCCTTTATTTTAAGCAAGGAGAAAATGCCCTAGGATTAAAAGTTTACCAAGAATTAAAAAAAGCTCATTTTAAAAAAGCTGAGATGCTAATGGACTATTATGGAACAAATAAATTCTAA
- a CDS encoding S-adenosylmethionine/S-adenosylhomocysteine transporter (Product derived from UniProtKB/Swiss-Prot:Q9PJG0) — MIKAFVYTSSSKEDNNMFLVILVYALFASVFTTAKTALDYTEPLFLVGSRMLFAGALLLGYQYLFHRKHFILRKKDLLRLTLLALFAIYLTNAFEFWGLKYLTSFKTCFIYSLSPFTSALLSYFVFGERMTSKKWLGLITGFAGFIPILLSQTASEETTGHFLFLSWAEISVIMAALCSVYGWILLKQLVSENHLSPIMANGMSMFIGGSIALIHSFFVESWTPVPVTEFAPFLTCTLVLILVSNFICYNLYGWLLKHYSATFMSFAGFTTPLFAAFFGWLYLGETITWPFYLSAGIVFLGLTLFNQEELKSETLEAVRT; from the coding sequence ATGATTAAAGCGTTTGTTTATACTTCTTCTTCAAAAGAAGATAATAATATGTTTTTAGTCATTTTAGTCTATGCACTTTTTGCAAGTGTTTTCACAACAGCTAAAACAGCCTTAGATTATACAGAACCACTTTTCCTCGTAGGGAGTCGGATGCTTTTTGCCGGGGCTCTACTTTTAGGTTACCAATATCTTTTCCATAGAAAGCATTTTATTCTTCGCAAAAAAGATCTGCTGCGGCTGACCCTCTTAGCCCTTTTCGCCATTTATTTGACAAATGCCTTTGAATTCTGGGGGCTTAAGTATCTAACTTCTTTTAAAACTTGCTTTATCTATAGTCTTTCCCCTTTTACCTCTGCGCTTCTCTCCTACTTCGTATTTGGTGAAAGAATGACCTCCAAAAAGTGGCTTGGTTTAATTACTGGCTTTGCAGGATTCATTCCCATTTTGCTCAGCCAAACAGCCTCAGAAGAAACAACAGGCCATTTTCTCTTTCTTTCCTGGGCAGAAATTTCTGTCATTATGGCAGCCTTATGCAGCGTCTATGGCTGGATCTTACTTAAGCAGCTAGTTTCAGAGAATCACCTTTCTCCTATTATGGCTAACGGCATGAGCATGTTTATTGGCGGATCTATAGCTCTTATTCACTCTTTTTTTGTGGAAAGCTGGACGCCGGTTCCCGTCACAGAATTTGCCCCTTTTCTGACTTGCACGCTTGTTTTAATTCTGGTTTCAAATTTTATTTGCTATAACTTATATGGTTGGTTACTTAAGCACTACTCTGCAACTTTCATGTCGTTTGCAGGTTTCACAACCCCTCTTTTCGCTGCTTTTTTTGGCTGGCTGTATCTGGGAGAAACGATCACTTGGCCATTCTATCTTTCTGCCGGTATTGTCTTTCTAGGGCTGACGTTATTTAATCAAGAAGAGCTAAAATCGGAAACTTTAGAAGCGGTAAGAACATAA
- a CDS encoding Transcriptional regulatory protein YycF (Product derived from UniProtKB/Swiss-Prot:P37478;Gene name derived from UniProtKB/Swiss-Prot:P37478): protein MLKQKLLLIEDEEDIAALIKMQAEMSGFKIYIETDGLNGFRAIEREKPELIILDIMLPGLNGLDVCRKVKNNPDLKHIPIILISAKSEELDVVLGLELGADDYVTKPFSPKVLFSRIKAVLRRKAEPEVAIQLIEFGEFSMDVDRYQLKKKDKHIPLTLSEFGILRRLVSHRGKVLTRNQLLDDLQNDDAFIVDRNIDVHVAALRKKLGPSFDWIETVRGVGYRFKDDED, encoded by the coding sequence ATGCTCAAGCAGAAGCTTTTGCTGATAGAGGATGAAGAAGACATTGCCGCATTGATTAAGATGCAAGCCGAGATGTCTGGCTTTAAAATTTACATTGAGACGGATGGATTAAATGGGTTTAGAGCAATAGAAAGAGAAAAACCCGAGCTAATTATCTTAGACATTATGCTCCCTGGATTAAATGGTCTTGACGTCTGTCGCAAAGTGAAAAATAATCCCGATTTAAAACACATTCCTATCATTTTGATTTCAGCGAAGAGTGAAGAGCTCGATGTCGTGTTAGGGCTAGAGCTCGGTGCAGATGACTATGTGACAAAACCCTTTTCTCCGAAAGTTCTTTTCTCCCGCATTAAGGCTGTATTGAGAAGAAAAGCCGAGCCTGAGGTCGCAATTCAGCTGATTGAGTTTGGGGAATTCTCCATGGACGTTGATCGCTATCAACTAAAAAAGAAAGACAAGCATATTCCTCTCACTCTGTCTGAATTTGGGATTCTGCGCCGTTTAGTCAGTCATCGAGGCAAAGTGTTAACACGCAATCAGCTTCTTGATGATCTTCAAAATGATGATGCTTTCATCGTGGATCGCAATATTGATGTGCATGTTGCTGCGTTGCGCAAAAAGTTAGGACCTTCTTTCGATTGGATCGAAACCGTTAGAGGCGTAGGTTACCGTTTTAAAGACGATGAGGATTAA